In Camelina sativa cultivar DH55 chromosome 16, Cs, whole genome shotgun sequence, a single window of DNA contains:
- the LOC104752341 gene encoding probable BOI-related E3 ubiquitin-protein ligase 2 yields MAVDAHNLFLSPPQLFPNREFMMNNNTTMEPTSGGFCNNNQTGYGVVSPFSVTDDTTTTPTPPSFLHMYGSGGADTTTPTTAGYYAADGTTTATTTSLDCDFFPLQTRKRSRESSSTRSNYYHNHHHLLLQNQRSSSCVNAATSTTPFSFLGQDIDISSHMNQQQHDIDRFVSLHMERVKYEIEEKRKRQARMIIEAIEQGLAKRLRVKEEERERIVKVNYALEERVKSLSIENQIWRDLAQTNEATANHLRTNLDQVLAQVNDLRCAGGSDADNNNNEEDDAQSSCCGSTKAAEGRKLCRNCGEEESCVLLLPCRHLCLCGVCGSSVHTCPICTSPKNASVHVNMSSS; encoded by the exons ATGGCCGTTGATGCTCAcaatctcttcctctctcctCCTCAACTCTTCCCCAACAG AGAGTTCATGATGAACAATAACACCACTATGGAACCAACCAGTGGCGGTTTCTGCAATAACAATCAAACCGGTTACGGCGTCGTTTCACCTTTCTCCGTTACCGACGATACAACAACAACCCCAACGCCTCCTTCCTTTCTTCATATGTACGGCAGCGGCGGCGCTGATACTACTACCCCGACCACCGCAGGTTACTACGCCGCCGATGGTACTACTACTGCCACTACTACTAGTCTGGACTGTGATTTCTTCCCTCTACAGACGAGAAAACGCTCCAGAGAGTCTTCTTCTACCAGATCGAATTAttatcataatcatcatcatcttcttcttcagaaccAGAGATCATCATCATGCGTTAACGCTGCAACAAGTACAACTCCGTTTTCGTTTCTTGGCCAAGACATTGATATCTCTTCACACATGAATCAGCAACAACACGATATCGACAGATTCGTCTCCCTTCAT ATGGAGAGAGTGAAGTATGAgatagaagagaagaggaagaggcagGCGAGGATGATCATTGAGGCAATAGAGCAAGGACTCGCTAAAAGGCTTCgagtcaaagaagaagaaagagagaggatcGTCAAGGTTAACTACGCTCTCGAGGAGCGTGTGAAGTCACTATCCATCGAAAACCAAATCTGGAGAGACCTTGCTCAGACCAACGAAGCCACCGCCAACCACCTCCGCACCAACCTCGACCAGGTTCTCGCGCAGGTTAATGACCTACGCTGCGCAGGAGGATCGGATGCTGATAATAACAACAACGAAGAGGACGATGCGCAGTCGTCGTGCTGCGGGAGCACTAAGGCGGCGGAGGGGAGGAAGTTGTGTAGGAACTGTGGGGAGGAGGAATCGTGTGTGTTGCTGTTACCGTGCAGACACTTGTGCTTGTGTGGAGTATGCGGGTCCAGTGTGCACACGTGTCCCATCTGTACATCTCCTAAAAACGCTAGCGTTCATGTTAACATGTCATCTTCTTGA